One genomic region from Salinicola endophyticus encodes:
- a CDS encoding metalloregulator ArsR/SmtB family transcription factor: MNEATIFHALADPNRRALLDRLRLAELNATELRQGLGISQPAVSQHVAVLRQAGLIMSSRQGRQVRYRIDPDGLRPLLDWLQRYQSFWPQRLDNLQTLLEEMKHE; this comes from the coding sequence ATGAACGAAGCCACGATATTTCACGCACTCGCCGACCCCAACCGCCGGGCACTGCTCGACCGTCTGAGGCTCGCCGAGCTCAACGCGACCGAACTGCGCCAAGGCCTGGGCATTTCCCAGCCGGCCGTGTCACAGCATGTCGCCGTGCTCAGGCAGGCCGGGCTGATCATGTCCAGCCGCCAGGGTCGACAGGTGCGCTACCGCATCGACCCCGACGGCCTGCGGCCGCTACTCGACTGGCTCCAGCGGTACCAGAGCTTTTGGCCACAGCGTCTCGACAATCTGCAAACGCTTCTCGAGGAGATGAAACATGAATGA
- a CDS encoding dodecin: MSNHVYKQVEITGSSPDGIEAAVQNAIAKASESLHGMRWFEVTETRGHIENERIAHWQVTVKVGISLD, translated from the coding sequence ATGAGCAACCACGTCTACAAGCAGGTCGAGATCACCGGTTCTTCCCCCGACGGCATCGAAGCCGCGGTGCAGAACGCCATCGCCAAGGCCAGCGAGTCACTGCACGGCATGCGTTGGTTCGAGGTCACCGAGACCCGCGGGCATATCGAGAACGAGCGCATCGCCCACTGGCAGGTGACGGTCAAGGTGGGTATCTCCCTCGACTGA
- a CDS encoding nicotinamidase — protein MSTTTTDTTCAVAASEPEPQSETAFTPHTQTQPALASLDGIAENSALVIVDVQPDFMPGGALACAEGDAILPGLAWLLAQHAFGHVVATQDWHPARHVSFASCHPPHQPFEAIELYGHSQTLWPDHCVQRSEGAALHPAIDWSPCDVIIRKGTDPRTDSYSAFRNNIGPDGHRPATGLAGWLRDRGVSDIYVCGLARDVCVLWTAEDAVAAGFRTHFLWPLTRPVTFDTDADVLERLAALEIAVIEA, from the coding sequence GTGTCAACCACCACCACCGACACGACCTGTGCGGTGGCCGCCAGCGAACCCGAACCCCAGAGCGAGACCGCGTTCACGCCCCACACCCAGACCCAGCCGGCCTTGGCGTCCCTCGACGGTATCGCCGAGAACAGCGCGCTGGTGATCGTCGACGTGCAGCCCGACTTCATGCCCGGCGGCGCCCTGGCCTGCGCCGAGGGGGATGCGATTCTCCCCGGCCTTGCCTGGCTGCTGGCACAGCATGCCTTCGGCCATGTGGTGGCGACCCAGGATTGGCACCCCGCGCGCCACGTCTCCTTCGCCTCTTGCCATCCGCCGCACCAGCCGTTCGAGGCGATCGAACTCTACGGCCACAGCCAGACCCTGTGGCCGGACCATTGTGTCCAGCGCAGCGAGGGCGCGGCACTGCACCCGGCCATCGACTGGTCGCCGTGCGACGTGATCATCCGCAAGGGCACCGATCCGCGCACCGACTCCTACAGCGCCTTTCGCAACAACATCGGCCCCGACGGCCACCGCCCCGCCACCGGGCTGGCCGGCTGGCTGCGCGATCGCGGTGTGAGCGATATCTACGTCTGTGGCCTGGCCCGCGACGTGTGCGTGCTGTGGACCGCCGAGGACGCGGTGGCCGCCGGTTTCCGCACCCATTTTCTGTGGCCACTGACCCGCCCCGTCACCTTCGACACCGACGCCGACGTGCTCGAACGGCTGGCGGCGCTGGAGATCGCGGTGATCGAGGCCTGA
- a CDS encoding SRPBCC domain-containing protein, with amino-acid sequence MNEESRHTEIVHECDLDHPLEQVWKAVTAPALLTRWIGFTPSSIDASQGGIDYRIVETQAPERVWLDWHDPATDQPDSTVLIELTPLSPSRTRLRLTHRPGVAMQRAANDECQSPQALAA; translated from the coding sequence ATGAATGAAGAGTCTCGACACACCGAGATCGTGCACGAATGCGATCTCGACCATCCGCTCGAGCAAGTCTGGAAGGCCGTGACGGCGCCGGCGCTGCTGACTCGGTGGATCGGTTTTACGCCAAGCAGTATTGATGCCAGTCAAGGCGGGATCGACTACCGCATCGTCGAGACACAGGCACCGGAACGCGTCTGGCTGGACTGGCACGACCCCGCGACCGATCAACCCGACTCGACGGTGCTGATCGAGCTGACACCGCTGTCGCCCAGTAGAACACGCTTACGCCTCACCCACCGCCCGGGCGTCGCCATGCAGCGAGCCGCCAACGACGAGTGCCAATCCCCGCAGGCCCTCGCCGCCTGA
- the rsmB gene encoding 16S rRNA (cytosine(967)-C(5))-methyltransferase RsmB, with translation MSAISARAVAAKLLVPVINGEGSLASLDGEIAAHAVAERDRGFVKALCFGVCRAYPRLDALAAELLRQPFKKRDSDVQALLLLGLYQLLHMRVPAHAAVSETAGAARGLGKAWATRVLNGCLRRFQRESVALQAKVDRDPPVALWHPAWLLKALRQAWPDAWQALCAANNEAGPMTLRVNRRRTTREAYLERLDAAGIEASACQFAADGIQLAGAVDVHQLPGFAEGDVSVQDESAQLCADLLAPALEGRDGARVFDACAAPGGKSAHLLERFTLDLTASDIDPGRLARVGATLERLGLDARLSALDASSATLAETLGQTSDSADAAAPSAGFDAILLDAPCSGTGVIRRHPDIKLTRRASDIGDLAALQARLLDNLWRQLVPGGTLLYATCSVLPAENAEQIAAFLAHTPDARATTPDDLAWGQPAGHGRQLLTAQNGHDGFFYARLEKVAD, from the coding sequence GATGGCGAGATCGCCGCCCACGCGGTGGCCGAGCGCGACCGCGGCTTCGTCAAGGCGCTCTGCTTCGGTGTCTGCCGCGCCTATCCGCGCCTCGACGCGCTGGCCGCAGAGCTGCTGCGCCAGCCGTTCAAGAAGCGCGACAGCGACGTTCAGGCGCTGCTGCTGCTGGGTCTCTACCAGCTCTTGCACATGCGCGTGCCGGCGCACGCCGCGGTCAGCGAGACCGCCGGTGCCGCCCGAGGGCTGGGCAAGGCCTGGGCCACCCGTGTGCTCAACGGCTGCCTGCGCCGCTTCCAGCGCGAGTCGGTGGCGCTCCAGGCCAAGGTCGACCGCGACCCGCCGGTGGCGCTGTGGCACCCCGCCTGGCTGCTCAAGGCGCTGCGCCAGGCCTGGCCCGACGCCTGGCAAGCACTGTGCGCGGCCAACAACGAGGCCGGGCCCATGACCCTGCGCGTCAACCGCCGCCGGACCACGCGCGAGGCCTATCTCGAACGCCTCGACGCCGCCGGCATCGAGGCCAGCGCCTGCCAGTTCGCCGCCGACGGTATCCAGCTCGCGGGGGCGGTGGACGTGCACCAGCTGCCGGGCTTCGCCGAGGGCGACGTCAGCGTGCAGGACGAATCCGCCCAGCTCTGCGCCGACCTGCTGGCGCCAGCACTCGAGGGCCGCGATGGCGCCCGGGTGTTCGACGCCTGCGCCGCCCCCGGCGGCAAGAGCGCGCATCTGCTGGAGCGTTTCACCCTCGACCTCACCGCCAGCGATATCGATCCCGGCCGGCTGGCGCGGGTCGGTGCCACCCTGGAGCGGCTGGGTCTCGACGCTCGCCTGAGCGCCCTCGACGCCAGCAGCGCCACGCTCGCCGAGACGCTGGGCCAGACCTCGGACAGCGCCGACGCCGCGGCGCCGAGCGCGGGCTTCGATGCCATCCTGCTCGACGCCCCCTGCTCGGGTACCGGGGTGATCCGCCGCCACCCGGACATCAAGCTGACCCGCCGCGCCAGTGACATCGGCGACCTCGCCGCGCTGCAGGCGCGCCTGCTCGACAACCTGTGGCGCCAGCTCGTCCCCGGCGGCACCCTGCTCTACGCCACCTGCTCGGTGCTGCCGGCCGAGAACGCCGAGCAGATCGCCGCCTTCCTGGCGCACACCCCGGATGCCCGCGCCACCACGCCCGACGACCTCGCCTGGGGCCAGCCCGCCGGCCACGGCCGCCAGCTCCTGACCGCGCAGAACGGCCACGACGGCTTCTTCTACGCCCGGCTGGAGAAGGTAGCCGACTAG
- a CDS encoding ATP-dependent Clp protease proteolytic subunit has protein sequence MNPSLQLVPMVVEQSSRGERSFDIYSRLLRERIVFLNGEVNDDSAALICAQLLFLESENPEKEISFYINSPGGVVSSAFAIYDTMQFITAPVATLCMGMACSAASFLLMGGEPGRRMALANASVVIHQPLGGFRGQASDIAIHAANIQKTKRRLIALYAHHCGQDEATVEKALDRDNFMDPEQARDWGLIDSVMTRRSDLAA, from the coding sequence ATGAATCCTAGCCTGCAACTCGTGCCCATGGTGGTGGAGCAGTCCTCCCGCGGCGAGCGCTCATTCGATATTTATTCACGCTTGCTGCGGGAGCGCATCGTGTTCCTCAATGGCGAGGTCAACGATGACTCTGCGGCACTGATCTGCGCGCAGTTGCTGTTTCTGGAATCGGAAAACCCGGAAAAGGAGATCTCCTTCTACATCAACTCTCCAGGCGGGGTCGTCTCCAGTGCCTTCGCCATCTACGACACCATGCAGTTCATCACTGCCCCCGTTGCGACGCTGTGCATGGGGATGGCCTGTTCGGCGGCCTCATTCCTGCTGATGGGGGGTGAGCCAGGCCGACGAATGGCGCTGGCCAACGCCTCAGTGGTGATCCACCAGCCGCTGGGAGGCTTTCGTGGTCAGGCATCGGATATCGCTATCCACGCGGCCAACATTCAGAAAACCAAACGCCGGCTGATTGCGCTGTATGCCCATCATTGTGGTCAGGACGAGGCAACCGTCGAAAAAGCCCTCGACCGTGACAACTTCATGGACCCCGAGCAGGCTCGCGACTGGGGATTGATCGACAGCGTCATGACACGGCGTAGCGACCTGGCTGCGTGA